In Nostoc sp. GT001, a genomic segment contains:
- the acpP gene encoding acyl carrier protein produces the protein MSQAELFEKVKKIVIEQLSVDPPDKVTPQAKFMEDLGADSLDTVELVMALEEEFDIEIPDEAAEQIISVQDAVDYINNKVTASA, from the coding sequence ATGAGCCAAGCGGAACTTTTTGAAAAGGTCAAGAAAATCGTTATCGAACAACTGAGTGTTGATCCCCCAGATAAAGTCACACCACAAGCCAAGTTTATGGAAGACCTGGGAGCAGATTCTCTGGATACTGTTGAGTTGGTGATGGCTTTGGAAGAAGAATTTGATATCGAAATTCCCGACGAAGCTGCGGAGCAGATTATATCCGTTCAAGACGCAGTAGATTACATCAATAACAAAGTTACCGCCTCAGCTTAA
- a CDS encoding CoB--CoM heterodisulfide reductase iron-sulfur subunit B family protein translates to MLPQTLKYAYFPGCVAQGACRELYQSTQALTQALGIELVELKKAACCGSGTFKEDSQLLEDTVNARNIALAEELNLPLLTHCSTCQGVIGHVNEHLKECQTSNPVYMEQVNGLLNKEGCSPYRGSTDVKHLLYALVTDYGLEEITKRVTRKLTALKCAAFYGCYLLRAQKSMPDDDPFQPEAMENMFRAVGATPIYYRGRTQCCGWPLSSYATTQSFKMAGMHIQDALASGADCIVTPCPLCHLNLDSRQPEVEKVIEQKLGLPVLHLPQLIALALGVSPKELGLDRHIVSTKPVLEKLGF, encoded by the coding sequence ATGCTACCTCAGACACTGAAATACGCTTACTTCCCCGGTTGTGTTGCTCAAGGGGCCTGTCGGGAACTTTATCAATCAACTCAAGCGCTTACCCAAGCATTGGGTATTGAACTAGTTGAACTTAAAAAAGCTGCTTGCTGCGGTTCAGGCACATTTAAAGAAGATTCGCAACTGCTAGAAGATACAGTCAACGCCAGAAATATTGCCCTAGCAGAAGAATTAAATCTGCCCTTACTTACCCATTGCAGCACTTGTCAAGGTGTTATTGGTCATGTCAACGAACACCTGAAAGAATGTCAGACTTCTAACCCTGTCTACATGGAACAGGTTAATGGCTTGCTAAATAAAGAAGGCTGTTCGCCTTATCGCGGCAGTACTGACGTTAAACATCTTCTTTACGCCTTAGTAACAGATTACGGTTTAGAGGAAATTACCAAACGTGTCACCCGGAAGTTAACTGCATTAAAATGTGCGGCTTTTTATGGCTGTTATCTCCTCCGCGCCCAAAAATCTATGCCTGATGACGACCCTTTCCAACCGGAAGCGATGGAAAATATGTTTCGGGCGGTGGGTGCAACACCAATTTATTACCGAGGACGGACACAATGTTGTGGTTGGCCGCTTTCTAGTTATGCCACTACCCAATCTTTTAAAATGGCGGGGATGCATATTCAAGATGCTTTAGCATCTGGTGCTGACTGTATAGTTACACCTTGTCCTCTGTGCCACTTAAATTTAGATTCGCGTCAGCCAGAGGTAGAAAAGGTGATTGAACAAAAACTAGGTTTACCAGTGTTGCATTTACCCCAGTTGATTGCTTTGGCACTTGGCGTTAGTCCAAAAGAACTGGGTTTAGACCGTCACATTGTTTCTACAAAGCCAGTGTTAGAGAAATTAGGATTTTAG